The genomic stretch tcctggtgtagcccatatatgtcaaatttggctacaaagggcgcctggtgtagcccatatatgtcaaatttggctacaaagggcacccggtgtagcccatatgtcaATTTCAGCTGcagagggtgcctggtgtagcccatatatgccaaattcggctacaaagggagcttggtagcccatatatgtcaaatttggctacaaagggcacccggtgtagcccatatgttAATTTCAGCTGcagagggtgcctggtgtagcccatatatgccaaattcggctacaaagggcgcctggtgtagcccatatatgtcaaattcggttacaaagggcgcctggtgtagcccatatatgccaaattcggctacaaagggtgcctggtgtagcccatatatgccaaattcggctacaaagggctcctggtgtagtggaaaaagctagttttagtttataaaaaggatgctgttctaggcaaaatttgttgggctataaaaaggctttagatatagctgagaaaagtgattactatgacctaacttctccctactctcacacagaaccctcccctgaccccttctggtggtgcctagccataACCACccctcaggtggtgcctaaccctaaccacccctcaggtggtgcctaaccctaagaccccccaggtggtgcctaaccctaagactccactagtggtgcctaaccctaagactccactggtggtgcctaaccctaagactccactggtggtgcctaaccctaagactccactggtggtgcctaaccctaagatccccaggtggtgcctaaccctaagaccccgcagatggtgcctaaccctaagaccccttccTCGCTTtcaatgcctaatcttaacccctccccctgcacccccgaatcaaaaatctcgtctgtaaaagggtgcccttcagtagcagaatcaaaaaccttgtagccgaatacctTGTAGCCAAAACCCTTGTAGacgaataaaaaatatggacagtaaggagagggccagcgcataccacaaaggctgcatctgaaatgaccaacagctcacatgtgcagcacctataataagctatctgcacgctttgcattcaattcagatgcaaatcatatgcataactactattacttaccatgcaaacgggaaactcaggaatacAGGCTGTCACTCGTTTACCCTGTGACTGAGTTGGCAGCCGCCTTCTCTACAACAGTCTCCGGTCCTCCCCTCGCTAATTGAGCTCAGTGAGTGGTGAGCTGCAGAGCCGCAGTGATGAAGAAAcaggagagcggttcccctggtaatggcACATATATTGGAAGTAAGTACTTCCAATATATGCGCCACTACGGGAGCTTCTCTCCTGTTTCCTCATAACTGCGGCGCTGCGGATCGTCACTGACTGAGCTCTATTAGCGAGGGGAGGACCGGGGACTGCTGTAGAGAAGGCGGCCACCAACTCAGTCACAGGGTAAACGAGTGACAGCCGGGGGTAGGGCGAGATGCCGCAGTTCTGTCTTTGCCCCCTGATGCATGCCCTTCACCTAGCGTCATGGGCAGCCTGTCCCGCCTGGCCAGCAGGAATGTAGTCAGGGACAACATGGGAAGCCTCCAGACTATCCAAAGGCTTCTCTTTACTGAGGTGTCTCATTTTAACTTTTCTTCTTACAAGTTTGTTTTGACCTCCTTACGATCGCCTAACGCCATTGGCGGtctcaaagtggcagccccaggaccgtgcAATGTAAATTGGAGTAAACTGCGGGAGGCGAGTTTTGCTGGGAATTGCGTGCGCATCTCTGCTCATCAGTCTACCACTAGTCAACAGTCTGCCGCTAGGAGacggttagatggcgaaaccatgacacggctgtcccctggggaggctcagagagcgatcgTCTCTCATTGGCTGATACCTATGAGAactgattgctgtgattggctagtgggggagggagggtagcaATAAAAATAGCACAATTTATATACaaataaacacaaataaaaaaataaataaacattggagcagcaatcagagcccaccaacagaaatgtcTATTGGTggacagaaaaaggggggggggattaatatGAGGGctaagttgtacggccctgcagcgagcacttaaagctgcagagccctgaattctaaaaaaatagcctggtcactagggggttgtaagcctatggtcctaaagtgattaaagtgtacctgtagggtaaAAAGTGCCACTACCGAGTACTAACCTtgggagggaaaagcctctggataaCCCCTCACTCCCCTCCACCGGCCTGTTCCAGCACTAGGACTCCCAAAAAAATCAATTGCTCTCGGCTGTGCAGTAGTAGGGCCCAGTTTTTTTCCACTGGAGCCTTAGCGGGTCCATGCTACAGCACAGGCACAGTGCAGCTGGGCTTCCGGGGTGTCATTACTGGATCGGCGTGGCTCAGAAGGACAGGGGAtgcctctccaggatccagaggctttcggtgagaatccgctcagctgcctgcgcaggcaggcagccttttgaccattgtttaggtttgcatgctgcaggactctggaacagagacctgtctttccattgcaagttctggtctgttctcttgctggggaatttgcatacattcgttatgcaaatcccctacctgccttctttgatgactggcactataagagctttatgtttcccagaaggcttggctggtcattctgtaacgaatgtggaatcgtattcgcggtcagcgcaccagacgtgcgctgacgcggcggatttcctccacaagcgtatatttgaggacacccaggctaggtgctatgcacccgcagagggcaattcccttcggcagatggcgctgtggagtgcaggcgaacacagtcgcagcacagccacagatgccagacgggaattgtacagatccaggacaaggtacgatcaggcagggctggatagcccacaagaaacagagcaaagggacagaaccaatgtgtgtccaccaaactagtcgccacccagcgacggtgaacacacaatggcggaaacgaagtgggaatgcaatcgcaagaatggcgattgccgacagagacacaagactgagcaaaacagggcacgagggtagcaaaggcacagcaaataatacaatgaggagatatggaaaataacaaacgctagctaaccgcaaacaccgcactcattcgcaacagtgcactcggttatgcgcggtctccacgtgataagcacaatagagacaagcacgcctaactaaccatcgacagacaaacatgaaacagagaacgcgaacgcttgcttaatggttacctctccgagcctccagcaagcggtcgtagcagacaagacagacacacgaaaacagggacaagcgagagataggatccacagcactagcgaaaagtggctagcgcgatccaggtacagagtagcagaacagaaggatccacagcgctagcgaaaattggctagcgcgatcccaggagacagatcagaagagatagctggtagcaaccgctgcaccagctatactccaagaacagagatcagaacgatttccttgtcgaccaccgctgggacaggacaatcgcaacagacaaacaaaacagataaaacaacctgactgggctagaaggggagcctaaagcaacccccaggaattaactatactagatagcgacggctgacactccagcagtgtccatcaggaacagaccatggaagggaaatgaccagccaagccttctgggaaacataaagctcttatagtgccagtcatcaaagtaggcaggtaggggatttgcataacgaatgtatgcaaattccccagcaagagaacagaccagaacttgcaatggaaagacaggtctctgttccagagtcctgcagcatgcaaacctaaacaatggtcaaaaggctgcctgcctgcgcaggcagctgagcggattctcacacttTCCCCTCCCAGGGTAAGTATTCAACATTGGCTGCAGCAAACGTTACTAACTTAAACTAAACTACGAATCCTAACTTCCTCTAACCATTGTCTTGCTTGACCTCCGTGAACTGATACTTGCCTATTGGTGTGGACAGTCCCAGTAGTCCTTTCAGGCGCAGCTCACACCCAACCTATCAAGTGCCAAATTTCATTGCATAATCTAGCATCTTATTCCTgtgttaaaatataaaaatatttggAGCGGGGGTTTAATTTCAACATTTAAAGTTTGCATCTagagtttttgttgtttttcaacCAGTGCTTACGCATGCTTCCTCATCATACTAATTATAAAGAAAAATCAGCTTAGTGTCCTATGAAAGGAAGCAATAAAATGATCTCTGTTATTATCTTTAGGACAATGTGAGGACCTGTATACGATGGTTCTCCAGAATGATACTCATCCACTGGTATTCATCTTACTTGGCATCCCGGGTCTAGAAGAAGTCCAGTGCTGGCTCTCCATCCCTTTTTGTTGTATGTATATAATAGCCTTCTTTGGGAATATCCTCATGCTTACCATCATCAAATCAGAAAAGAGCCTTCATGAGCCCATGTTCCTCTTCTTCTCCATGTTGTCCATGACTGATATTGTTTTGTGCTCCTCCACCCTTCCGAAACTGCTCTGCATCTTCTGGTTTAATCTGCAGGAGATCGTATTTGAAGCTTGCCTGACCCAGATGTTCATCATCCACTCCTTCACTGCCATGGAATCTGGATTTTTCTTGGCAATGGCTTTCGACCGTTATGTGGCCATTTGTAATCCACTTAGGCATTCAACCATCTTAAACAAGAATATGGTTCTTATGACTGGCCTTTCAGTAACGCTTCGGGGTCTGTTATTTTTCATGCCTCACCCATTCATTGTGAAAGGGTTGGTATTCTGCGAGACCAACGTTATCCCTCACACATATTGTGAATTCATGGCGGTCATGAAGCTAACTTGTGGCGATTCCTCCATCAGCAAAACCTACAGCCTAACCGTAGCAGTTTTCATTGGGGCCTTTGACCTTCTGTGTACAACAATGTCTTATACTTTCATCCTCCGCACTGTATTTGGTCTTAGCACCAAACAGGCTGGCAGGAAAGCCCTCAGCACCTGCACCTCCCACATCTTCGTCATCTTGGTGTTTTACAGTACGTCCATCTTTACCTTTATGACCCATCGTTTTGGCCACAACATAAAACCTGAGATCCACATCAGCATTGCCAACATCTACCTGCTGATCCCTCCAATGCTTAACCCAATTATTTATGGCGTAAGAACCAAGAAAATACGTCAGAGGATACTGCAAgtcctgtacagagagtcacAAGCAAAGAGGTCCTCTGGAAGCTAAAGTGAGGTCCTTCTTATCTGACAGGAATAGTTACTATAGTTTATTTCACAGATGTATTTTGTAACACATAGAAATTAATTTATTCTTGGCAAAGATATTGTGAATAGCAATGTAAGGCAGTAATTCTCATTTTAAACTTTGATTTTGAAACTGTAGACTTACCAAAGGTAAGCTATAAACAAACTACGAGGGACTGACTTAGTAGGTTCTAAGGCTCTCCTGAGCTGAAGGAACGGTACCTGGTTACAataggatgtgaaagtttgggcaaccttgttaatcgtcatgattttcctgtataaatcattggttgttacgataaaaaaaggttagttaaatatatcatataggagacacacacagtgatatttgagaagtgaaatgaagttgattggatttacagaaagtgagcaataattgtttaaacaaaattaggcagatgcataaaaaagaaacaaaatcaatatttagtagatccttcttttgcagaaattacagtctctaaacgcttcctgtggattccaatgagagtctggattctgtttgaaggtattttggaccaatcctctttacaaaacatctctagttcattcaggtttgatggcttccgagcatggacagttctctttaactcacaccacagattttcaattatattcaggtctgaggactgagatggccattccagaacattgtacttgttcctctgcatgaatgccttagtggcttttgagcagtgtttagggtcgttgtcttgttgaaagatccagccccggcgcagcttcagctttgtcactgattcttggacattggtatccagaatctgctgatactgagtggaatccatgcgtccctcaacttgaacaagattcccagtccctgcactggccacacagccccacagcatgaaggaaccaccaccatattttactgtaggtagcaggtgtttttcttggaatatggtgttctttttcctccatgcataacgccccttgttatgcccaaataactcaattttagcttcatcagtccacagcaccttattccaaaatgaagctggcttgtccaaatgtgctttagcatacctcaagcggctctgtttgtgctgtgggcggagaaaaggcttcccctgcatcactctcgcatacagcatctccttgtataaagtgcaccgaatgattgaacgatgcacagtgactccatctgcagcaagatgatgttgtaggtctttggtgctggtctgtgggttgactctgactgttctcaccattcgtcgcttctgtctatccaatatttttcttggtctgccacttcgagccttaacttgaacggagcctgtggtcttccatttcctcaatatgttcctaactgtggaaacagacagctgaaatctctgagacagctttctgtatccttctcctaaaccatgatggtgaacaatcttcgtcttcaggtcatttgagagttgttttgagacccccatgttgctgctcttcagagaaaataaaagaggatggaaacttacaattgaccccttaaatactctttgtaATAATTGgaatcacctgtgtatgtaggtcaggggtcactgagcttaccaagccaatttgagttccaataattatttctaaaggttttggaatcaataaaatgacaacagtgcccacatttatgcacctgcctaattttatttaaacaattattgcgcactttctgtaaatgcagtaaatttcatttcacttctcaaatatcactgtgtgtgtcgtctatatgatatatttaactgacattttttatcgtaacaaccaactatttatacaggaaaatcatgacgattaacaaggttgcccaaacttttgcatcccactaccTCTATCCCTCCTCTTCACTGGaactaaagaggaactgaagtggaAATagcataaataataaaatagtatatctttttttttcaatattcatttataaatttctATATTCAGTCAATGTTTGccaatttgcattctgaaatttatcataaGTGGCGACatcagtcctgtcaggtgcagctctgtggaatattTGTTTCTGAGAGTCtaaatccagtgaaaataatgccttgtCTGCCATAAAGCTCTAGGAGATGCTACACAGCCTaggttaagcatcactgggagggtggggctacataccaacaccttcaagcaagccctcaaaactacCCCCCGCCCCCCATCTAACACactaagggccatatcctattcaaggtgataagtagcttgcagatgcgagctacttatcaccttgccatcgcgcgaggattactggcaaatcctattgcccatatcctttgcGCGATGGCTGACCGTtaaggagcattactcaggtgaaaggctgagcgatgctcccttttaccgagcgatggggagtgaggtttacgctgtggtgctgtccatcagcaccacggcctcactccccacacatgcgcactcgcccgccgccatcttccgccgcagcatctgggggtctcctttaataaggagacccccagagctccccgttggGTCGCCGCACACTGTAGAAGCCCCCCATGTAGCTGCGCCGGCACCcttgcatacataccgccgcagatcacccgacgcctctcgccgcaaaatccgtcgtgtaattacagtgtatctgaatctgacactgtaattactgtgcgcatagaaggagcccgggcaaaggatctttgaatctgcagcctgggctccccattggtccactgtgtgagccattttattggttcagacagcggaccaatggggagcccaggctgcagattcaaagatgctttgcccgggctccttctatgccgacAGTATTAGATaacgtgttaagaactcgctgggcgattatatcgcccaagcgagttcttttccacctgggggggtctaaagttttccatcacgtgtgctgggttagcgttgccggtccctgtttatggaacctcttatctttattacatttatgactgcatggcggtaaaaagcatgttacctgtgcaaagaaacatgacattttccgcatttaaaagacagttttccctttgaaactttaacatcgattttctcaaaaactataagctctttttgctaaaaaaaatttccctcttgtacccactcccagggtgcacataccctgtaaatttggggcatgtagcatgtaaggaggctttacaaagcacgaaatacactgtaattacacgagatacactgtaattacacgacagattttgcggcgagaggcgtcgggtgatctgcggcggtatgtatgcaagGGTGCCGGCGCAGCTACATGGGGGGCTTCTAcagtgtgcggcgacccgacggggagctctgggggtctccttattaaaggagacccccagatgctgcggcgatgtGCGTTAgccagtttagacctgctttttgcaggtctaagctaacgctcatgtctgccgggaagtatcgcttcccggaggcatgataAGGGTATTTGGATaacgtgttaagaactcgctgggtgattatatcgcccaagcgagttcttttccacctgggggggtctaaagttttataagattaggcgatgcccccatcgcctaagttaagaactcgccagtgcttagcactggcgagttcatcaatagaatatggccctaacTCTCTCAGCCATGGTGGTGAGTTACATCACCCTTCCCTCCTCTACAAACTGTGCATTTGGGGGCTCCCTCTCTCCCACCACATactgggagtagtgttgggcgaacagtgttcgccactgttcgggttctgcagaacatcaccctgttcgggtgatgttcgagttcggccgaacacctgatggtgctcggccaaaccgttcggccatatggccgaactaagagcgcatggccgaacgttacccgaacgttcggctagcgctgtgattggccgaacgggtcacgtggttcggacccgaacgcgctctgattggccgaatggtcacgtggttcggacccgaacgttcggctagcgctgtgattggccgaacgggtcacgtggttcgggtaaataaatacccgatccacgtcatatctccgccatttgtctgtgggtttagctttgggtaggcaggcagggtagttctctctccagccaggctagccagggtcccccggtcattgtgtcgctgctgggaatagtagtacaccgctcacccacactatatagcattgtgtctactgccactctgtgtctctgctgggaacagtagtacaccgctcaccctgtatagcattgtgctctgtgtcgctgctgggaacagtagtacaccgctcaccctgtatagcattgtgctctgtgtcgctgctgggaacagtagtacaccgctcacccacactatatagcattgtgtttactgccactctgtgtgtgtatgctgggaacagtagtacaccgctcaccctgtatagcattgtgctttgtgtcgctgctgggaataggagtacaccgctcactcacactatatagcattgtgtttactgccactctgtgtctctgctgggaacagtagtacaccgctcaattacatttatgactgcatggcggcaaaatgcatgctatctgcacgcttcttgtcctcatgcaaggcctgggttgttgtgtctgaaagcgtggccttctcctcctgcgcctcctcctgttccatcacgtgtgctgctgctgggttagcgttgccggtccctgtttatggaacctcttatctttattacatttatgactgtatggcggcaaaatgcatgctatccgcacgcttcttgtcctcatgcaaggcctgggttgttgtgtctcaaagcgtggccttctcctcctgcgccaccctcctcctgttccatcacgtgtgctgctgctgggttagcgttgccggtccctgtttatggaacctcttatctttattacatttatgactgtatggcggcaaaatgcatgctatccgcacgcttcttgtcctcatgcaaggcctgggttgttgtgtctcaaagcgtggccttctcctcctgcgccaccctcctcctgttccatcacgtgtgctgctgctgggttagcgttgccggtccctgtttatggaacctcttatctttattacatttatgactgcatggcgacaaaatgcatgctacctgtgcaaagaaaacagacatttcccgcatttgaaagacagttttccctttgaaactttaacatcgattttctcaaaaactataagctctttttgctaaaaaaaaattccctcttgtacccactcccaatgtgcacataccctgtaaatttggggcatgtagcatgtaaggaggctttacaaagcacgaaagttcgggtccccattgacttccattatgttcggagtgcggcacgaacacccgaacatcgcggccatgttcggcgaacgttcgcgaacccgaacatctaggtgttcgcccaacactaactgggagattcactggctacctatactgggagggagcTACCTGACTTACTATGGGGGGCTCTCTGGTACTTATCTGGGGGGGTTCTCTGGCATCTTATATTGGgctctatggctacctatactggggaggctaaCATCACTGACACCACAGCTAACACTGACCTCACCGCTGCCGCACCTAACGCTGACCTCAACGTTGCCACACTTAACGCTAACCTCGCTGCCTTACCTAACTACACCTATCTCTAACTTCACTgccgcacctaacgctaaccttgcCACCGCcttacctaacgctaacctcactgcgccactcctaactctaaccttgcTGCCTTACCTAACTGCACCTATCTCTAACGCTAAACTCACCGCCACCACACCTAATATTACCCTCAGCGCTGCCACACCTAACGCTTATTGCCACCACACCTAATGCTAACTTCACCGCCGCTACTAACACTAAAATTTTATAAAAGCTCACAGCTGTAATAATATCAGCATAGACCAGTTTGCCTCCTCTTACTTACAATTAAATTCAATtctcaagaggtagcgctcacagtTTGCATATACTATCCACTTAGATCCAGTCCA from Hyperolius riggenbachi isolate aHypRig1 chromosome 2, aHypRig1.pri, whole genome shotgun sequence encodes the following:
- the LOC137544581 gene encoding olfactory receptor 52N4-like — encoded protein: MVLQNDTHPLVFILLGIPGLEEVQCWLSIPFCCMYIIAFFGNILMLTIIKSEKSLHEPMFLFFSMLSMTDIVLCSSTLPKLLCIFWFNLQEIVFEACLTQMFIIHSFTAMESGFFLAMAFDRYVAICNPLRHSTILNKNMVLMTGLSVTLRGLLFFMPHPFIVKGLVFCETNVIPHTYCEFMAVMKLTCGDSSISKTYSLTVAVFIGAFDLLCTTMSYTFILRTVFGLSTKQAGRKALSTCTSHIFVILVFYSTSIFTFMTHRFGHNIKPEIHISIANIYLLIPPMLNPIIYGVRTKKIRQRILQVLYRESQAKRSSGS